The segment CTGCTCAGATGTTCCTCCTAGTCTGGGTAGAAAACAAAAAAATGGCGCTTTAAAACCGTCCTAAAATTGTTAGTCTCTCACCAGATTAATTAATGTATTAGGACACATATAAACTCAGAAAGGTAAGGAACTTTGACAATGATTAGACGGGCAACAGCAACTGCCGCCCTGGTGGCAGCCGGATTATTTGCGTCTTTGGGTTACTCAGCCGTAGCTCAAACAAGCCGACCCACATCGCCAGCACCTGGGATGTCACCAGCGCCTGGAATGTCGCCAGCACCTGGAATGTCACCAGCACCTGGAATGTCACCAGCACCTGGGATGTCACCAGCACCTGGGATGTCACCAGCACCTGGAATGTCGCAAAGAAACGGCCAACTTAGCGCCTTAGACAGGCAATTTGTTATCGATGCTGCTCACGGGGGAATAGCAGAAGTACAACTTGGGCAACTGGCGTTACGAAAGTCAACGAACGCTGAGGTAAAGCAGTTCGCACAGCGGATGATTGACGAGCATACGCGAGCCAATAAAGAACTTATGAGCTTGGCTGCCCAGAAGGGTATCACTCCTCCAACCACTCCCGGGCCAAAATATGAAGCAGCAATGATGCAGCTTCAGCAGTTGTCTGGAGAGAATTTCGATAAAGCCTATATGATGGAGGGCGGGCTTAACGGTCACATGGAAAGTCAGGCTGTGTACCAGCGTCAAGTGCTGCTGGGACAAGATCCGGATCTGAGAACTTTTGCTGCTAGGATTTTGCCAAGGGTGCAGGGCCATTTGCAAATGGCGGCGACGATGACACGCAACACATTTGCTGGAAGAAACGATGATACCCCTGCAAGACCGGGTATGCAGATGAACCGTGGAACCCAGACGACTCCTGGGACGCAGATGAACCGTGGAACCCAGACGACTCCTGGGACGCAGATGAACCGTGGAACCCAGATGACTCCTGGGACGCAGATGAACCGTGGAACCCAGATGACTCCTGGGACGCAGATGACTCCTGGGACACAGATGAACCAGTAGCATCGGGCAATAACTAAAGAGCGATCGCATTTTCCTTTGGGAGAGTGCGATCGCTCTTTGCTAGATTTTGAGGAAGGAGCGATCGCGAAGCGTATGTATGCAAGCGCTACTTGCTCATCGCTATTGTAGATTTTGCCGCAAGACACGATAGGGTTTGAGATGGCACAGTAAATCGCCTAGAATTTGGCTATATAAATTTTTATAGCTCTATTCAGTTACTACAACTAGGCTAACCCGATGGTTCCACTTCCTCCCAATCGTGCTACGACTCTTAAAGCTGCGTATCGGGTTTGTGATGTACGCCCGCTAGAAGGTGAAAACATCCAGCGATACTATGTTCACCTATCAACGGTACGGAAAACTCAGGCGGTTGAAGATGTTAGCACCATTTTAGACTTTCAAGAAGCTGGAGAATTTACTACACTTTTATTTACAGGGCATAGAGGCTGCGGTAAGAGTACAGAGCTGAGACGCATTAAGAGTCGATGGGAATCTGATTATCGGGTGATTTACTTAGAATCAGATGAAGAAATTGATATTAACGATGCTCGTTATACAGATTTGTATTTGGTGATTATCAAGCTTGTTGAGTATGAATTACGCACTTTGGGTTTAAAGTTTGATGCTCAACTTCTAAATAGCTTTGAGTCCTGGTTTAAAGATATTACTGAGGAGACGGAAACAACTATAGAAAACTCTGTTGGTATAGAAACAACAGCAGAAGCCGGTGCAGAAATTCCTTTTATTGCTAAATTATTAGCTAAAATAACTGCTCAAATTAAAGGTTCTGAAAAGAAAAAGATATCAATTAGAGAAGCTCTAGAAAGAGATATTTCTCGCCTCAAAAGTGATATTAATCTTTTAGTGATTGATGGTTATAAAAAATTACGAACTAAATTTCCGCATTCCAAAGGATTTTTGATAATTTTTGACAATTTAGATCGAGTACCACCGAATGTTGGCAATCATTTGTTTTTTGATTATGCAGCACAGTTGCAAGAACTACACTGCACGATTATCTACACGGTACCTATTTCTATACTTTATTCAGAAAAAAACTTAAATAACGTTTTCGATAAACCCAACATTGTGCCAATGGTAAATATTTATGAATTTGAACGCGATCGCGTAGATTTAGACTATAACCAAAAAGCACTAGACGCGGTTGCCAGTTTGATTGAGCATCGAGTCGAAATTGAGGCTGTATTTGAATCCCGCGAACCCTTACTAAATTTGGCAAAAGCCAGCGGTGGTCATGTCCGCCAGTTAATGCAGATGATGCGAACTGCTTGCCAAACTGCTAGCACTCGCGGTCACAATAAAATTACGGTTGAAGATGTCACCTATGCAGTTAAACAGGAACAATTTAATTTTGAGCGGGTTATTCCTACAGAACACTATCCTCTCTTAGCACAAGTTTGCATAAATAAAGATATTAATAAAGACGAAATAGGGCAATTGATGCTGTTTAATACATCTGTTTTAGAATATAACGGCAACAATCGGTGGAACTACGTTAACCCAGTGATTAAGCAAATAGATGCCTTCCAAAAAGCTCTTAAACAAGGTCTCCAATATCCTTAATGCTTACCTGAAGTTATCTGAATTAGCTTCAAATTTCAATAGTTTTATTTCTATAAATCAGCAGCAATTATCTGAACTATTGACATTTATAGATTTTGCAGAAGGTTTTATAATTGGGTTTATAGAAATTAACTTTTCAAAAGATTTAGATACTTTGATGGAAGCACTCAAAAAGCATCCTAAATTCAAAGATATTCAGTTTGAGTTGCTAAATTTTAACAACCCGGAACTGCGCTTTTTGAGAGATGCAATAATCCAAAGGCTTCCAAATATAAATATTGACCCTGAGAAAAAATTAGTTTTAATCCTGCAAGGGTTAGAAAAATCAATTGGGATTTTTGGGGAATACCCACCCGTGCTACAGGATCTCAACTTTGTTCGGGATTCCTTTACTAAGAGCGTCCCTCATCCTATTCTTTTTTGCTTACCAGATTATGCGATTACTCGTCTAGCTAAATTTGCACCTGATTTTTGGGCGTGGAAATCAGGCGTTTTTCATTTTAATACAGTTCAATCTACTAAAGATGATGCCCTTTTCAAAACTCTCCACTCTGATAAAATACTCCATGAATTAGAGTTCACTGAAAAGCAAGAACGAATTGATTTGTTACAGAGACTTTTGATGGAATACAGTCCTTCTGGCTGTCATGAAAAAGAAGAAAATTTACAGACACAAATGCAAATTTTGACTCAGTTAGGAGAGGCTTATCACAGCCGAGGTGAATTCACAAAAACGGCAGAATGCTTAGAAAAAGCACTTAAATTAGTAAATAAAAATGAGGATTTAAAGAATGAAAAAGCTACTGTTCTGTATAAATTAGGAGCTGCCTACGCCCTTCATAATCAAGATGAGCAAGCGATCGCCCT is part of the Funiculus sociatus GB2-C1 genome and harbors:
- a CDS encoding tetratricopeptide repeat protein, with translation MPSKKLLNKVSNILNAYLKLSELASNFNSFISINQQQLSELLTFIDFAEGFIIGFIEINFSKDLDTLMEALKKHPKFKDIQFELLNFNNPELRFLRDAIIQRLPNINIDPEKKLVLILQGLEKSIGIFGEYPPVLQDLNFVRDSFTKSVPHPILFCLPDYAITRLAKFAPDFWAWKSGVFHFNTVQSTKDDALFKTLHSDKILHELEFTEKQERIDLLQRLLMEYSPSGCHEKEENLQTQMQILTQLGEAYHSRGEFTKTAECLEKALKLVNKNEDLKNEKATVLYKLGAAYALHNQDEQAIALIEQSLLIAREAGNRLLEVIILYNLGKAYSLLEQYQQAIESYQQSLAIAREIGTRKIEGITLNDLGGVYNALEQYQQAIEFYQQCLAIAREIGDRKFEVITLNDLGGVYNALEQYQQAIEFYQQCLAIAREIGDRKIEGITLNDLGGIYNALEQYQQAIEFYQQCLAIAREIGDRELKAITLNNLGGVYNALEQYQQAIEFYQQSLELYKLLDNHQAQALVFLLIGLLLAYEQGDFTTALTYLQESLAVFQQLTSPGVEKVRQIIADVQQMADAQGNSISGNT
- a CDS encoding DUF4142 domain-containing protein; this translates as MIRRATATAALVAAGLFASLGYSAVAQTSRPTSPAPGMSPAPGMSPAPGMSPAPGMSPAPGMSPAPGMSPAPGMSQRNGQLSALDRQFVIDAAHGGIAEVQLGQLALRKSTNAEVKQFAQRMIDEHTRANKELMSLAAQKGITPPTTPGPKYEAAMMQLQQLSGENFDKAYMMEGGLNGHMESQAVYQRQVLLGQDPDLRTFAARILPRVQGHLQMAATMTRNTFAGRNDDTPARPGMQMNRGTQTTPGTQMNRGTQTTPGTQMNRGTQMTPGTQMNRGTQMTPGTQMTPGTQMNQ
- a CDS encoding AAA family ATPase, giving the protein MVPLPPNRATTLKAAYRVCDVRPLEGENIQRYYVHLSTVRKTQAVEDVSTILDFQEAGEFTTLLFTGHRGCGKSTELRRIKSRWESDYRVIYLESDEEIDINDARYTDLYLVIIKLVEYELRTLGLKFDAQLLNSFESWFKDITEETETTIENSVGIETTAEAGAEIPFIAKLLAKITAQIKGSEKKKISIREALERDISRLKSDINLLVIDGYKKLRTKFPHSKGFLIIFDNLDRVPPNVGNHLFFDYAAQLQELHCTIIYTVPISILYSEKNLNNVFDKPNIVPMVNIYEFERDRVDLDYNQKALDAVASLIEHRVEIEAVFESREPLLNLAKASGGHVRQLMQMMRTACQTASTRGHNKITVEDVTYAVKQEQFNFERVIPTEHYPLLAQVCINKDINKDEIGQLMLFNTSVLEYNGNNRWNYVNPVIKQIDAFQKALKQGLQYP